The sequence aaagttttatacaaagtacgcatttgaaaagacacattaaaacacacacaggagagaaggtgtaaagttgcagtgtgtgtggtgaaagattctcttctaagtcccagtgtaagaaacacaagtgtgctggtgagaacagcagcagcaaatgaagatgcaggatttgaaataaactgtcaaaacttgaACTTtctaacaacaccagcacatagatTCAAACAATAGATTACATATTTTAGTTTATTGctattttcagtcaagtacatgtttaatcaatgtgcatttcagtgtgtggagtcagtctgtggaacaacttaggggacgagttaaagacgtgttctagcatgattcaatttaaaacactgtttaagaaagaagtactgaagaagtacgaggaggaaagagagtgatgccctcagcacagagccatGGGAGAGAGGTAAATGgtcagagagtgtgtgtgtgtgtgttttgcctCGTCTTGTCTTGTTTCATAGTAACAGTGGTACTatcgtattgttagtgtacaagagtttttttcttgtttttgttcatatagtattgttcttgtattatattgttcatgctaaatgtggaatgagtgagaggggttgggatattataagcatctgcttcatccaaccccttatCTCTtccaaagtgtaaaaaaaataaataaataaaagtgttttgttgtattgtgcaggtttgaaataaatatttcaatcaatATACAACATggtgtacttttatttaaaaatgaacacaacactttgcctgtaaaggtgagaataaacaggacaaaacatgttacaaatactttttatgtgtatagagatattcagaaatcattttacatttttaatgatgTATatatgaactcctttatatgatgtacatatttgttttacatgtgttcatacctttgcttttgagtacacataaatccctcttagttcatatttactggttcacatctgaaacatcttctggaccacttctggaagcatattattatttactttatacatcatttgaacagttgtcttttatacaagatcatttacttttaaaatgtgtgacttttgttTGGTCACAATAATCCATTCTTTTAATTacctttattactctcttttgttatatgaatattgttttatatgtatgtcccctttATGCAATTTGTAGATGAGAGAAAATGGCAacattcgctccattttgtccactaaagacgccgagatcattatccatgcgtttgttacgtctcgtctcgattactgtaacgtattattttcgggtctccccatgtctagcattaaaagattacagttggtacaaaatgcggctgctagacttttgacaagaacaagaaagtttgatcacattacacctgtactgtatatacctttatatacatatgtacatacatatatacctatactgtatatacctttatatacatatatacatacatatatacctatactggctcacctgcactggcttcctgtgcacttaaggtgtgactttaaggttttactacttatgtataaaatactacacggtctagctccatcctatcttgccgattgtattgtaccatatgtcccggcaagaaatctgcgttcaaaagactccggcttattagtgattcctagagcccaaaaaaagtctgcgggctatagagcgttttccgttcgggctccagtactctggaatgccctcccggtaacagttcgagatgctacctcagtagaagcatttaagtctcaccttaaaactcatctgtatactctagcctttaaatagacctcctttttagaccagttgatctgccgcttcttttctttttcctatgtcccccccctcccttgtggagggggtccggtccgatgaccatggatgaagtactggctgtccagagtcaagacccaggatggaccgctcgtcgggacccaggatggaccgctcgcctgtatcggttggggacatctctacgctgctgatccgcttgagatggtttcctgtggacgggactctcgctgctgtcttggagccactatggattgaactttcacagtatcatgttagacccgctcgacatccattgctttcggtcccctagagggggggggttgcccacatctgaggtcctctccaaggtttctcatagtcagcattgtcactggcgtcccactggatgtgaattctccctgcccactgggtgtgagttttccttgcccttttgtgggttcttccgaggatgttgtagtcgtaatgatttgtgcagtcctttgagacatttgtgatttggggctatataaataaacattgattgattgaacattatATGTGGAAGGTTGTGaaggatagttttgtttttaaaaatctatgaatagcgtcaatagctattcgctcaaaagcttcagtttcttcttcaatattttcatactccaaccatctgtttcaatacatgcgtaatctgttgaatcgcttaagtcgctgaaatccgagtctgaatccgagctaatgtcactaaatcttgctgtggtattcccattgtttgtttacattggcagcactgtatgacgtcacagggaaatggccagtgtcttcacagagagcgaaaataaggcactttaaagctttatttagggatattccgagactggtaaaattttgaaaaaaacttcaaaaaatacaacaagccactgggaactgatttttattgtttttaacccttttgaaattgtgataatgttcccttttaagagaaaagccctgcctttaccggaagtcgcagacgatgacctcacatgtttgatggctcctcacatattcacattgtttctaatgggagcctccaacaaaaagtgctattcggaccgagaaaacgacaatttccccattaatttgagcgaggatgaaagatttgtgtttgaggatattgatagagacgaactagaaaaaaaaagaaaaaaaaaaaaaaagagttaaaaaaaacaacccgcgatagcattgggacgggttccgatgtttttagacacatttactaggataattctggaaaatcccttatctttctattgtgttgctagtgttttagtgagttaaatagtacctgatagtcagaggtgtgtctccacgggtgtcttgacacgcagtgtctcagggaagtcgacggcagcttcatggacggcacaagctcagcttttctccggtaaaaacAGACTTTTTaaacaccattttctcaccgaaacctgctgtttgACATTCGGTTgagatccatgtctgcttgaccgcgctctgatccataggaaagtttcagctctgggaattttaaacaaggaatcaccgtgtgtttgtgtggctaaaggctgaagcttcccaaatccatctttctattgtgacttctccaatattaattgaacaaattgcaaaagattcagcaacacagatctccaaaatactgtgtaatcatgccgttaaagcagacgacttttagctgtgtgtgtgtgcgtagcgctcatacttcctaaaaacgcgtgacgtcttgcgtacacgtcatcattacgcgacgttttaagacgaaactcccgggaaatttaaaattgtaatttagtaaaccaaaaaagccgtattggcatgtgttgcaatgttaatatttcatcattgatatataaactatcagactgcgtggtcggtagtagtggctttcagtaggcctttaaactagtATTAGTACTCCAATACTAAATAAGGGAGAaaagtcgaaaaatatatataaacaagaTATAGACTTATAGTATTGATTTCTATAATAATCTGTAACCACTATAAGAAACTCAAAACGTGTTCACCTTCACTTCACTAGAGTGGCACAATAACACACAAAAACCCCAGCAAAAATCCCACATAGCAAATAGCAGTTGTATGCTTGTGAACACAATGCACACACAGTAACCTTGCTATTAATAGCAAACCCAAAAACAGTCTCACACAGTTTTCACAGTATACAATGTCCTCTCATTGTTCACATTCAGTTCAAAGTTCCCTTTGGGTTGGGTCATCCAACGCAGCGTTCCGTTTGTGACGACCGTTAAAAACCAAAAATGTCTGGTCCAAATGGTGGAGTtatgtgcagaggtgggtagtaacgcgctacatttactccgttacatctacttgagaaacttttgggataaattgtacttctaagagtagtttttatgcaacatacttttacttgagtatatttatagagaagaaacgctacttttactccgctccatttatctacattcagctcgctactcgctacttttttttatcgatctgttaatgcacgctttgtttgttttgattttgtcagacacgcattcaaagtaggatctacgcatgccaaAGTTTCACCaaccaaatgcagtcactggtgacgttggaccaatcaaacagagccaggtggtcacgtgaccgtcacacgtcgaatccgacttaaacaagttgaaaaacttattggggtcatggatgcaaaggattctgggtaattgttatgttgcgtttatgttgtgttactgtgaggatgttctgccgaaatgtgtttgtcattcttgtttggtgtggcttcacagtgtggtgcatattagtaagagtgttaaaattgtttatatcacaaccttcagtgtactctgtgttatCCAGtacgccttgcagtcgtgtgcgtgtgtctgcggaggCTACTTacaacatgttgtagaaggtgtcaaaaacagtggcttcatagcacgcccttattctcgttaacctggtgaccaccagcagatattcgcgagaatgttatgcggctcctattgtcttctctACTTTgagacacgggtcaaaatggctctttgagtgataaaggttgccgatcccttaattatgtatattaaatattcccgaatggttcaaccgccacctgcccgaatctatttaaaatctatttattcgtcatgtcacctgccggacccgcggtttatccgcagactccgcggatgagaccgcaaaccgcgcatctctagtatacaCAGTACTAGGAAAGAATTTGTAATACAGTAATGAGTATAAATTGCCTTTCTTACTAGTTAAAATAAATACGGTATAGATTTAAATACCCTGCCTGTCACCAAGACTTTCCCATTCGTCGTCATGCTGTACACATCTTTCACCCAACCATTCACGAACTGGTTGTACGCCTCGAGTGATTTGaaagcctttaaaggggaacattatcaccagacctatgtaagcgtcaatatataccttgatggtgcagaaaaaagaccatatatatttttaaccgatttccgaactctaaatgggtgaattttggcgaattaaacgcctttctgtttaccactcatgtggtgatgacgtcagaatgtgacatcgccgaggtaacacaccagccattttcattttcaacacattacaaacaccgggtctcagctctgttattttccgttttattgactattttttggaactttggagacatcatgcctcgtcggtgtgttgtcggagggtgtaacaacactaacagggagggattcaagttgcaccactggcccgaagatgcgaaagtgtctgccgccagacccccattgaatgtaccaaagtgtctccacattttaccggcgatgctaaggcagacatggcacagagatgtatggataacctacagatgcatttgcaacgataaaatcaactaaatcacaaaggtgacttttgttgatgttgacttatgtgctaatcaggcatatttggtagcggcgtgactgccagctaatcgatgctaacatgctacgccaatcgatgctaacatgctatttaccggcggtgctgaagcagacatggcacagacatgtatggataacctgcagatgcatttgcaactataaagtcaactaaatcgcaaaggtgagttttgttgatgttgactgccagctaattgatgctaaaatgctatgctaatcgatgctaagatgctacgctaatcgatgctaacatgctatttaccgacggtgctaaagcagacatggcacagagatgtatggataacctgcagatgcatttgcaactatatcacgtttctttccacccatatttaatgcgaaaaaatcacttaccaatcgacggatttaagttgctccagtgtcaagagatgcgaaagtccttaccgttcggtccgcacattttaccggcgatgctaacgtagctattcggccatgctatggctatgaatagcgtcaatagctattcgctcaatagcttcagtttcttcttcaatactttcatacccccaaccatccgtttcaatacatgcataatctgttgaatcgcttaaaccgctgaaatccaagctaatgtcgctatatcttgctgtggtatttgctattgtttgtttacattggcagcactgtatgacgtcacagggaaatggatggtcgcatcgcaaataacgaaaatcaagcactttaaagctttttttagggctattcggggagcggcaaaattttgaaaaaaacttcaaaaaatacaacaagccactgggaactgatttttattgtttttaacccttttgaaattgtgatgatgttcccctttaactcttcCATAGTATTATCACTCTTGGAACAAACCAGATAATTTAGAAAGACTATGTATGTTATAGCAGGAAGGCATTTGTGGTCAGAAGTCATTTTAGTTTTACAAACTTCGTACGGATCGATACCGATGCATTCTGTCTTGGTGTCGTATCTTTGTCTCGTTTGTTTATCCAAACCATCTCTGTACCGCTTCTTTGGTGGTTTACTGCCTATCTGCGTTGGTTTTGTAAGATTACTGATATTAGATATTAGAAGCGGTTTTGTGCAGTGGAATGCAGCAAAGAGAGTAAACGATAAAAGCTTGCCTCTCAAAATGGCCGCCCGCAAAGCATCATGGGATGGTGAGAACTATGTATAATGGCGGACGATGTCTTCAGCGTCCTTAACATGGAGTCTTCCGCTCTTACACACGCCAATCAACCCTTAACAGTTCCGTAGCCCAGATTACTTTGTCACACACGCGGTAACTAAGAGCTAAACTGTTATTTACCGTTACTTCTACCGCAAATCTCCGTCAGCCTCGGAGCTCTTCCGGTGCCGCCATCTCTcgtttctttctctttttttcccgCTCTCCTCTTGTCCCGCCCCTCCTCTCCTCTCATTCGCCAGTCCGCCAGCCAGCGAGTCGCTGATTGGCCGAGTCTATTACCAAGGTCCTGGATGCGATTGGGTGAAAACGTGTTGAGGGATCTCAGGTTATTAGAGATGCATAAAGAAACATGTGCACCTACATTctgctactgttgtttcaatacattgttaaatagttgaatatatttacagaaataggttttttgcctttttttgtaaatttttaatGGAGGAGTTGACTTCATTTTCAgaataagtaaatagtatataataaattAGAAAAGCTGGTTGTGCTTattcctctcgcgagatttggaaaagagcttcttacttgtttctctcgcgagatctgacaacactgcgcgcgaaccaaacacggcgaggataaagcaagatggcgtctgacggtgaagacgttattgcagtcgtcacagttcagtgttcttaatctgtgcctccatgtacacatatatgtcctttattacactctagtaaatagagtaaacataactgtttgcatccggttatattagtctgagcgcactttgatgcttctccagctagcttagcttgctagttagcttagcttgttagctgctaacaaagagaggcggaagtgatcaaaacacatcgctaagcagagatcaagtgtgagtgtaaagtgttgtgattgtgtgacaatgtgcgaaagaaccatagcagagtacgaggaggaactttgtccaacaaaagaggagaaggagcgacaacatcaaaaacatcaagttgtgttacacagaacaggtttgtttacttcttactctcacatctttactaactttatatttattattaacgcTATTCTCTAATATATTGTCTATAGGAAGATtaattgtcatgtgaggatgatgcactgattgttttacattgttcataaAATCGAGACagtgtcagacacacaatatttatgagaggttgatgttcctctcagtttgtaacaatgtgtatcaacatgtttacacaaaactcacacagtcagcgggggaatattccagagagcaggttaagtgcaaagtcttGAGCATGTAAAGCTCATGAGTTTTACCTGCAcaaataagagaggtaagacaaagtcagagtcagttaccatggtaactgaccctaaacctagcctgctagctggcaggtttgacaagttgtatatgtgtgtaaaagctATACTGACCTGTTATTTCCTTCACATTGGTGCAGCCATTAACCTACTAcatccacctactcagtggcctagtggttagagtgtccgccctgagatcggtaggttgtgatttcaaacccagatccagtcataccaaagactataaaaatgggacccattaccccctgcttggcactgagcaTCAAGAGTTaatattgggggttaaatcaccataaaaaatattcccgggcgtggcaactgctgctgctcactgctcccctcacctcccaggtggtgatcaagggtgatgggtcaaatgcagggaataatcccaccacacctagtgtgtgtgtgacagtcattgatACTTTAACCTTTTCGACaaaaaacaaagcctgatctaaagatgacatcttgatctcataccatctcaaaccaattggccgttcattattaagtgaaatgtcTTAAAGTCGCTTAAATTTTTCTTCAACCAAGCAACACTATGTTTTATCTAGTTACTCGACTAATCGAAAATATTTCCAGTTGAACACTTGATTGATAAAATTGTCAATAGCCACAgccctatatttcatgtacaatttaatatttagtatgtatgagctaaaatgtgttttgtttgtgtcctgtagacatccatcagctgattggacaccaagaagaatgtctccctcatctgcagggggacagtttcacttcagagtatccacagccctcatATTTTGAAGGGGACAAGGAGGATCCACAACCATcttattttaaagaggaagaggagggagagtgtcctgtagggcaggaggaggctgatctcagcaagtttccactgactgttgtctctgtgaagactgaagagcatgaagacaaaccacctgagtcctcacagcttcatcacagtccaagtaagcacaacatccacatatcatctaatacaatgtttgtgacacatgttcatccgggggccacatttatcactaaagatggagatatatttgctttttaacaccaccatttaaaaatgaatgctcatcaatcatcaacagtgtaattgctggggtgtaaccatgtgacctagaggccgtcctccttacctcacctggtcaaatgaaggcaaacattcaatatg comes from Nerophis ophidion isolate RoL-2023_Sa linkage group LG24, RoL_Noph_v1.0, whole genome shotgun sequence and encodes:
- the LOC133542464 gene encoding uncharacterized protein LOC133542464 isoform X4; protein product: MCERTIAEYEEELCPTKEEKERQHQKHQVVLHRTDIHQLIGHQEECLPHLQGDSFTSEYPQPSYFEGDKEDPQPSYFKEEEEGECPVGQEEADLSKFPLTVVSVKTEEHEDKPPESSQLHHSPNPLQFCQVGW